The proteins below are encoded in one region of Oncorhynchus clarkii lewisi isolate Uvic-CL-2024 chromosome 33, UVic_Ocla_1.0, whole genome shotgun sequence:
- the LOC139392579 gene encoding uncharacterized protein: MHIKTGTWEANTVCESDTLCDPAGLVSSTNPEAHIGNRRLSPGSGNCGGGGGGCPTGVDQQPCQASPQALEGNLNGPAHVHAFTYRRDRDRRGQHKGRGPRREGPRGAGRVADRPPKQSQKERWVEDSLSLLKHPPAFPVQDSPAKLQPTISYASKVKSGAVGGVLEEEGRPAIGVLLQNQWGLSFISEVLQATEGSVPSPAPIAAPQLTFGGETANPTQERHHTVQASGEIPVPVTTSISIDQYREEEAKINGKLLLTCHHLKEALHYHTIEWNVTCNKQKEDPNKVVWYKNSLDQPA; this comes from the exons ATGCATATCAAAACAG GTACATGGGAGGCCAACACAGTGTGCGAGTCTGACACCCTGTGTGATCCTGCTGGCCTTGTGTCCTCCACCAACCCAGAGGCTCACATTGGCAACCGCCGCCTATCACCTGGGTCTGGCAactgtggtggaggaggtggaggctgCCCAACTGGGGTTGACCAGCAGCCCTGCCAAGCTTCACCCCAGGCCCTCGAGGGCAACCTGAACGGACCCGCCCATGTACATGCCTTCACTTACCGTAGAGACAGAGATCGTAGAGGCCAGCACAAAGGCCGTGGCCCTCGCAGAGAGGGGCCCAGGGGGGCAGGGCGTGTAGCAGATAGGCCCCCGAAGCAGAgccagaaggagaggtgggtggaGGACAGCCTGTCTCTACTCAAGCACCCACCTGCTTTTCCAGTGCAGGACAGCCCTGCCAAGCTGCAGCCAACCATCAGCTATGCCTCGAAAGTGAAGTCAGGGGCAGTGGGTGGAGTGCTGGAGGAGGAGGGCCGCCCAGCCATCGGTGTCCTGCTGCAGAACCAGTGGGGACTTAGTTTCATCAGTGAGGTCCTCCAAGCCACAGAGGGTTCAGTTCCCTCTCCCGCCCCCATAGCAGCACCTCAGCTCACATTTGGAGGTGAAACCGCGAACCCAACACAAGAGAGGCATCACACAGTCCAGGCCAGTGGTGAAATCCCAGTTCCTGTCACTACCTCAATCTCCATTGACCAGTACAGAGAAGAGGAAGCAAAGATCAATGGGAAGCTGCTTCTCACCTGTCACCATCTAAAGGAGGCTCTGCACTATCACACAATAG AATGGAATGTCACCTGCAACAAACAGAAAGAAG